GAACTCGACAACATGCTGGACCGTGCCGCGACCAATCAGGAACGCGAGCTCGATGCGATGATGGGCGCCCTGGTGGGATTGCTCGGGCCCCTGCTCATCGTCGCGATGGGCATGTTCGTGATGGGCATCGTTTTTGCAATGCTCATGCCGATCTTCCAGATGAACAATTTCATTCGCTGAACCTTCACTGATTCTCATTTTGGGCATTGCATGACGGCGGCTCCCGTTTTATAACGCGCGCATCTGGGGTCGCGCCGTCAGTTATGAACGAGAAGCCCGAGTCAGAAGAATTCGATGAGGACGAGGAAGAAGTCGCCTTCGAAGCCACCAGCGAAGTCGATTTCGATCGTCTGGCGAAAGACCTGGACGCCGCGAAGAAGCGTGGCCAGAAGCAAGGCGATCCAGCCTGGCGCAAGCTCGAACGCCGCGTCGAGGACAAACACACCGCGGAGCTGACTAGCGACTTCGATGATTACAACATCGATGACGACAGCACGGCGGTTCGCAATATGAATGGGTCGAAGAGCTGAGGGTTTCAGTACCCCGCGAGCGGGTGGCGAGGTTGAATGCTTCGCTGGCGCTCAAGGGAGCGCGCCCTTCGGGTGCCCGAAACCCGGGCTACGAAAAGCTACATTTTCCGAATTGGGGCGCTGAAGGGCACTAGTGGCTTTTCGCTTTACGCCCGGGTTTCGGCGCGCTCCATTCGCGCCAGCGAAGCAGTCAACCTCACCACCCGCTCGCACGTCGCGGTACTCCCTCCGCACTTCTCCGCCTCGCGACGCTCATCGCCGTGCCAAGTGGCTAAGAACGTGCGACCTCGCGAATGCGCCCGGTAGTTGGCTCCGGGGGCCACAAGCGAGTGAGTGGATGACAGTTCTTTTGAACGCGGCGAAAACTCCGGCCCGGCAAGACGAACTTGCAGAGCGGATCTTGGGCGCGCTTCGCGCAGCCTCGTCAGCGCGAATGGAGCGCGCCGAAAGCCGGGCGTAAAGCGAAAAGCCGCTGGTGCACATCCGCGCAACCATTTTTGAAGATGTAGCTTTTCGTAGCCCGGCTTTCGGGAACCCGAAGGGCGCGCTCCCTTGAGCGCTGACGAGGCTGCGCGAAGCGCGCCTCTTGATCCTCTCTCCAACTTCTTCTTGCCTTACCTGAAATCTCGCGAATACGTCACCAGCTCTCCCAGCATCGCCGTGCGATCCACGAGTTTCGCCGCCACCACATGGGTCACGAGCCCCTCTTTCTGCAGCATCCCGTGCACCTCGAGCAGCCGCGAGCCATTGGCGATGCGGCGAGCCCGCTCCCATACGCGCTCCCACACGATGAGATTGATGTGCCCGGTTTCGTCCTCGAGCGTGATGAACATGACGCCACTGGCGCTCTGCGGGCGCTGGCGCGCCGTGACGATGCCCGCCACGCGCACCACGCGGCCATGCGGCAACTCGCGCAGATCGGCGGAGGTGACGATATACGCGGCGGTCAATTGCTCACGCAGCAGAGCCAGCGGATGACGCCCGAGCGTGAGGCCGGCCGAACGATAGTCGGCCGCGATGTTCTGTCCCTCGGTGGGTGGTGCGAGCAGCGGCGTGCCTTCCGGCCGCAGTGGCACGGGTGCGAGCGGCAGCCCCTGCTCGTTGCCGGCCACCTGCCAGAACGTCAGATGACGATTGCCGGCGAGCTCGCGCAGCGTGCCGGCATCGGCCAGCGCTTCGAGCTCGCGGCGTTCGAGAACGGCGCGCAGCGTGAGGTCCTGCACGCTCGCGAACGCGGCGGACGCCCGCGCGCTGCAGATACGTCCGGCGGACTCCTCGCTCAAACCCTTGACCATGCGCAACCCGAGCCGCAGCGCCGGCTCATCGTCGGCGCGGCGCTCGAGCGTGCAATCCCAATGGCTGGCGCAGACGCTGATGGGCCGCACTTCGACCCCGTGATCGCGCGCGTCGCGCACCAGCTGCGCGGGCGCGTAGAAACCCATGGGCTGGCTGTTGATCAACGCGCAGGTGAAGGCCGCAGGCTCGTGACACTTGAGCCATGCCGAGCTGTACACCAGCAGCGCGAAACTCGCCGCGTGCGATTCGGGGAACCCGTATTCGCCGAAGCCCTGGATCTGGCTGAAGATCCGGCGCGCGAAGGACTCGTCGTAATTGCGCGCGCGCATGCCTTCGATGAGGCGCTGCTCGAAATGGCCGAGACCGCCACGCCGCTTCCACGCGGCCATGCTGCGGCGCAGTTCGTCGGCCTGGCCGGGCGTGAAGCCCGCGGCCACGATCGCCAGCTGCATGACCTGCTCCTGGAAGATAGGCACGCCCAGCGTGCGTTCCAGCACACTCTTCACCTCGTCGCTCGGATACGTGGGCTCCTCGAGCTTCTGCCGCCGGCGTAGATAGGGGTGCACCATGCCGCCCTGGATGGGCCCGGGCCGCACGATGGCGACTTCGATCACGAGGTCGTAGAACTTCTCGGGCTTCAGCCGCGGCAACATCGACATCTGCGCGCGCGATTCGACCTGGAACACGCCGATGGTGTCGGCGCGCGAGATCATCTCGTAGACGCGCGGGTCTTCCTTGGGAACGTCGGCGAGCGCGAAGGACTTGCCGCGGAAATCGCGCACGAGATCGAGCCCGCGCCGCAACGCCGACAACATGCCGAGCCCCAGCACGTCGACCTTGAGCAGGCCGAGATCGTCGAGATCGTCCTTGTCCCATTCGATGACGGTGCGATCCGCCATGGCCGCGTTTTCGATGGGCACGAGTTCTTCCAGCGGCCCCTGCGAAATGACGAAGCCGCCGACGTGTTGCGACAGGTGTCGTGGAAAGCCCAGCAACTGCCCGGCGAGATACAGGAGCCGTTTCACCTGCGGGTTGTCGGGCTCGAAGCCGGCCTCGCGCACGCGTGCCTCGTCGACCGCGTGGTCCCACCACTGCATCGCGCCCGACAATCGTTCCGCCTGCACCGCATCGAGCCCGATCACCTTGGCCATGTCGCGCAGCGCGCTGCGCGGGCGGTAGCTGATGACGGTGGCGGTCAACGCGGTGCGGTCGCGGCCGTACTTGCGGTAGATGTACTGGATGATTTCTTCGCGGCGGTCGTGTTCGAAATCGATGTCGATGTCGGGCGGTTCGTTACGCTCGCGCGAGATGAAGCGCTCCATGAGCAACTGGCCGCGGGAAGGGTCGACCTCCGTGACGCCGAGCGAATAACACACCACGGAATTCGCGGCCGAGCCGCGTCCCTGGCAGAGGATGTGGACCCGGCGCGCCTCTTTCACGATGTCGTGCACGGTGAGGAAATAGGATTCGTACTTGAGGTCCGCGATGAGCTCGAGCTCGTGGTCGATCTTCGTGTGCATATCCGGCGGAATACCCTGCGGCCAGCGTTTGCGCGCTCCTTCCTCTGTGAGCTTGCGCAGATGTGAAGCCGCGGTTTCGCCCGTGGGCACCAGCTCGCGCGGATATTCGTAGCGCAGCTCGTCGAGCGAGAAACTGGCGAGCGCGGCGATTTTCAGCGTCTCGGCCAGCAATTCCGCTGGATAGAGCCGCGCGAGCCGCGCCCGCTCGCGCAGGTGGCGTTCGCCATTGGGATGCAGGCGCTCGCCGGCCTCGCGCAACGTGATGCCGTGACGCACGGCCGTGAGCGCATCCTGCAGCGGGCGCCGTTCACGTACGTGCATGTGCACGTCGCCGGCGGCGGTCAGCGGCAAACCATGCGCGGCGCTCAAAGCCCTGCAGGTGGCGAGCCGTTCGCGATCGCGGCCGTCGCGCAGCAGCTCCACCGCGATCCAGGCGCGGCCCGCGAAGGTTTGGGCCAGCCATTCGCCCTGCCCGCCTGTCTCGGGATCGAGCGTGGGCAACCAGAGCGCCACCACCGCCGCCTCGCCTAACAACTCCGCGGCATCCGCGCGCGTGAGCGCGTAGCTGCCTTTCGGCGCCGCGCGCCGGCCGCGCGTGATGAAACGCGACAAACGCGCGTAACCGGCCCGGCTGAGCGCCAGCGCCACGAAGCGCAGCCCGCATTCGAGCCGGAACTCCGCGCCGATGATGAGTTTGATGCCGCCGCCGATCTTCTTGACGGCGGTGTGCGCGCGCACCACGCCGGCGAACGAACATTCGTCGGTGATGGCGAGCGCGGTGTAGCCGAGTTCCCGGGCCTGAACCACCAGTTCTTCTGCCTGGGAAGCCCCGCGCAGAAAAGTGAAGTTGCTCAGGCAATGCAGCTCGGCGTACCCGGGCACGGCGGCGCTCATCCGAACAGTCCCTGCAGGAACCACCTCCGCGCGCCCGCGCACTCGCGGTAGATCCACAGCCGCGCGCCGCCCGCATCGCTCGCGACGTAGTAATCGCGCTGGACGTCGGCGCCATCCCACCAGCCGCTTTCGATGCGTTCGGGACCCGCTAACAACTCGAGCGGCCCGTTGCGCCGCGGCCGGCCGCGCTGCGCTTCGAGTGGTTGTGGCGCATGCAGCAGCCACAGCGGCCGGCGCGGCGCCGAAAAGGGGACAGATCTATTTTTGGAAAAGGGGACAGATCTATTTATTGAAGACAGCGTTGGGGAATCACCTCGCACCTCGTCAATAAATAGATCTGTCCCCTTTTCCAAAAATAGATCTGTCCCCTTTTCGGCGCGCCAGGCGTTCTCGGGACGATGGTCGGAGACGCGCGCGAGGCCATACACCGCCGCCGCGCCGAGCCTGGCGCGCAGATGCTCGATGAGCTGCGGCATTTCGCCCGCCGGGGCGTGCCCGCGCTCACCGGGCGACCACAGCGGTTTGCTGGTCAAGGCGTGTTCGATGAGTGCGCCGCTGCGCAAATCGCAACGGCGTATCGGCTCCGGCAATGCGAGCGTGGCGAGACGCTCGCGCAGCAATGCGAGCAATCGCGCGGCATTGGCCTCGGGTGCCGCGAGCCGCAGCACGCAACGCGTCGGCGCGGCGCGGTAATGATGGAAGCGGCACAACAACGCGGTGATGCCGCGCTGGCGCTCGCGCAGGAATTGCTCGAGCTCGCCTAACAAGGGCGACAGCGCCTGCAGGATGCGCTCCTGATCGGTGATCTCGTGATCGAAATCGCGCCGCCCGCGATAACGCTCGCGCGGCACGAGCCGGCGGCGCGGATCGGCGCGCCGCCCGAGCAGGCGGTCGAGGTCGGCCAGCAGCGCCACGCCGAAACGTTTGGCGAAGCCGGCGCGCGGCAGGCGCATCAGTTCACCGAGCGTGCGCACTCCCATCGCGGCGAGGCGCGCGTTTTGCTCCGCGGGCCAGCGCAGCGTGGTGAGTGGCAGTGGTTTGAGCCGCGCGGGCAACACGTTCACATCGGTGATGAAGCAACGGGCGCCCGCGCGTGCCGCGGCCAGCGCCGCCAACGCGGTCGGCGCCAGCGTGAAGTGCGGCTGCATTTTCGCCAGCACCGGATCGGCACGGCAGGCGTCGCGCAACTGGCGGCACAGCGCGCGCACCCCTCCGAACAGCGCGATGCTGGATCTGATCTCGAGCAGCAGGCCGTCCGGCGCCTCGATGGACACCTGCGGCGTGAAGGCGGCCGCCAGCCCCGCGAGCCGCTGCAGCAGCGCGAGTTCGAGCGCCGCGTCGCGCGGGCGCGGCTCGATGCGCGGCGCCGCGGCCAGCGCCGCGCCCAGGGTCATGCCGATACGCACGCCAGCGGCCTGTGCGTGGGCATCGGCGTCGATGATGCGTTGGTGGTGATCTTCGGGGTCGACCACCACCAGCGGCGCGGTGTGCGCGTCTTTGGAACCGGCGCGCAAAGCGAGCAGCGGCAACTGCGCCACATGCACGGCAATCCACAATTCGCGCGACTCGAGCGCGAGCGCCGCCTGATCGGAAGGCCCGGGCCCCGAAGGCGGAGGCGCCGCCGGCCGCACTCGTACAACGGACGGCGTGCGCCTCGGCTTGGGCTCCGGAAAAACTAATCGATACGCGCGGGGATGCATGCGGCCGCGTTCACGCCGCCGCCGCGGACCATTCCAGAACAATGGGCTCGCGGCTGCCGCCGCGGCTCTTGAGCAGGGTCACGCGCGCGCCGTGGGTGCCGTCGATCGCCGGATCGAGCAGCACCCGCAACATGGCAGGCGAAGCCTCGTGGGCGTACCGCTGGCTGCGAAACAAAACGCCGAGCGCACGACCCTGCTCGGCCGCGAGCTGCAGCCGGCGCACCGCACGTGGACTGGCGCGTGGCAGCCAGGCCAGTGCCATCTCGCAGGCACCCGAACGCAGCGCCTGCTCGTGCGCCCACAACGGCGTGGGCGTGCGCACGATGAGCATGCGGTTGAGCGCCACGCCCTGCGCTTCGAGCGCCGGCGCGAAAGGCTCGTGGGGCGGCGATACCCAGGTGCACCAGCGCGCAGGGGTTGCCCGCGACAGGGCCGCTAGCACCGGCAGCAGTAGATAGAGCTCGCCGACGCCGGGTTGCGGCGTGAGTATTTCTACGAGGCCATGGCGCGGCCAGCCACCGCCGGGCAACCCCGCATCGAGCGCCGCGAAACCGGTGGGCAAGGTTTCCGTCGCCGCGCGGCTCCGCCCGCGCCACACCGACGGGTGGGCGAGCAACTCCGAAAGTTGTTGATCGGTCGCTGACATGGATGAAGGGCTGCTTGCACCGGGTTTATATGAAGGAATAATCGAATTCGTAGAAATGTTTTTTATCAACGATGTTGATCTTCAAGGTGCCGGCAATACCCGCGAGGCCGCCGGTACCGGAATCGGGCACCACCGTGATCGACAAACCGGGCGCACCGCGATTCATCGTGCCCGAGTGCTGCAACACGAAGCCGCCCGCACGCCCCTCGAGCGTGCCCGTGACCTGGTCGATGGCCACGTAACCCGCGGAGCCCGGCGTCGCGGTGCCAGCGGACAACATCTGCCCGCGCGCCTCCGCGACCAGATCGCCGCTGAATTTCTTGATGAGCAGAAAACGCCCGAACATCACATCGACCGAGACTTCCGCATTCGACAGCGGCTGCACCGTGACTTCGAAACTGCCTTTAGCTGTTTTCATGGGGCAAACTGAAATTCGGGTTTTCGATGATGCCGAGCACATTGCCGAAAGGATCGAGCACGTCGGCCACGCGAATCCCCTCGCCGACATCCTGGATATCCGTACATGGCTCGGCGCCGAGCTCGAGCAGCCGCGCGTGCGCGGCCACGATGTCTTTCACGCCCCAGTAGCAACCGACCGAAGACTGCGCCGCATCCGGCGAGAGGCCCAGCTCATAACCACCCACGTTGAAGCCCACGTAGAACGGCTGATCGAAGTACGGCGGAAAGCCCAGGAATTTCATGTACCAGAGCTTGCCGGCGGCGATGTCCGGCGTGCGGTAAATGCCGGTGCGCAACCCTAACAACATGAAACAGACCTTCTTATCGGAGACGGCGGCAGATCACGACAGGCCATTTCCACGTGTAGACGCGCCCCGCCGCAACACGCCAACCACCACACCTTCGATGATGAGCGGGTCTTCCTTGATGTTGACGCGGATCGGTTCGAAGTCCGCGTTCTCGGGCAGCAGCCACACCACCGAGCCTTCCTGTTTGTAACGCTTGACGGTGACTTCGTTTTCGAGGCGCGCCACGATGATCTGCCGATTGCGCACTTCGGGAGTTCGATGCACGGCCACGAGGTCGCCATCGAGGATGCCGGCATCTTTCATCGACATGCCGACCACCTTGAGAAGGTAATGCGGCTTGGGCTGAAAGATACTGGGGTCGATGTCGAGCCGGGATTCGATGTTTTCTTCGGCAAGGATGGGACGGCCCGCGGCGACCCGGCCGATGAGCGGCAAGCCCATCTGTTCGCGCATGGTGTCCATGAGCTTGATACCGCGCGAGGCGCCCGGCACGAGTGCGATGACGCCCTTGCGCGCGAGCGCCCGCAGATGTTCTTCGGCGGCATTGGGCGACTTGAAGCCCAGCTCGCCGGCGATCTCCGCGCGCGTGGGGGGCATGCCGGTTTCATTAATTTGGCGCTGGATGAGCCGCAGGATTTCGGTCTGGCGTGGAGTGAGATCGGACATGGCGGATTCCTTTAAAGAAGAATCAGGGCTGAGGATTTGTACACTGTGGATTTATCCAGGTCAAGCACCCAAAGCAGGCACTCCTCGGTGGAGCTGCTGCGTCGCCAACTGCTCGAACACCGCCCGCCAATCCGCGCCGCCCGCGCGAGCCGTGGAGCGCGCCTTCGATGGGCTGTCATTTCCGCAAACTCGATGCCGCCGTGCAGCGCGACATCCACGAGCTGTTCATGCGCAACGCCGACAACTTGTTAGACACTGGTTCGAGAGCGACGGCGTGAAGGCCCCGTACGGCTGCGACGTTGCCTCGTTGTCCTGTCAGCATTTCTCCTACAACCGGCCGGGCGGACGCGGCTGGTGTCAGGAAAAACAGCGAGCAATCGACCTCATCTTCGAGACGGTGAATTCTCACGCGCCAAACTTCCGCGCGCGCGTCGTCGGGCATTCGGTCCTGAGCCCGCTCGATCTCGAAGAAAAACTCGCGCTAACAGGCGTAGATATTTTCCACGGCGCGTGGAGCCTCGACCAATGGTGGGCCGCGCGGCCAGTGTTAGGCTACGGTGATTACCGCACACCGCTGAAAAGCCTGCACTTGTGTAGATCGGGCGCCCCTCCGGGTGACCGCGTCACTGGACTTCCCGGTCACAACGCCGCACGAGAAATTCTGCGCGATGGCGTCGATCGTGCTTGATTGTGTTAGTCAACCTAATAGCCGAGCCTGACAATCCTGTCGCCATGGGCCGACACGAAAGAAATTTCAGTTGCAAACAACGCGCGGATTTGTTGCAGTTGCGCCCGCCTAATAGACGTCTACCTTCACTACGCATCGCTTGCGTTGCTTATTGAAGGGAAAGCGGACTTGCTCAACCACCAATAAGGGGATTGATCGTTATGAAGAGTGCGATTTTAAAGGTTGCTGCCGTTGCAGCGTTCACCATGTTGGCCGGCTGCCAGGACCTCAAGCCTCTGCAAGCCGACGTCGAAAACCTCAAACAGCAGGTGAGCCGTCTCACCTCGGACTTGGCTGCTGCCAAGAGCTCGGCTGATTCGGCCAATGCCGCCGCGCAGTCGGCGTCGTCGACCGCGAGCGGTGCTCAGAGCGCTGCCAACCAGGCGCTGGCCGCCGCGCAAGCCTCGCAGTCCTGCTGCGATGCGACCAACGAGAAGATCGACCGGATGTTCCGTCGCTCCATCTCGAAGTAAGAGCTTTAGCCATTCTTTAAAAAAGAACTGGCCTTTGCCTGAAGAGACGCCGCGCTCCGCGCGGCGTTTTTTTTTGCTTTCCCGCGGATGGTGTGAGGCAAATCTTCCGGAGCGCAAAGTCTGCGCGGCTCGCCGGCCCGCGATGAGTCAGCGGACGCCGCGCAGGTAGCGTGCGGGTTTCGGAGCCTCGGCGGCCGCGGGCGCGGCGACGGCCGGCGCGCTGCGGGCAGGCACGTTGGCCGCAGTCGCCTGGCCCGTCCCCAACAGCCACTCCTGCGCGAGCCCGATCAGTTTCTGATCGCCGCTCGCAAGTGCCGTCGTGATGGTCTGCTTCTCGTACGCCGCATCCTGCAGGAATTGCGCGAGCTCGAATCGCTCGCCGGTAATGGCCAGGTAGGCGTGCCACAACTGCGTGGCGCGCCGCAATCTGTCTGACGTGCTGTTCATGACGCCCATGGCTGTCTACTCCACGCTTTCGCCGTGCGTGCTGACGTCGAGGCCGGCGGCCTCGGCTTCTTCGCTGACACGCAGGCCGATCGTCACCGAGATCAACATGAGAAGAATGAGGCTGACGACCAGCGCGTAGGCCGCGCAGGCGCCGATGCCGATGAGCTGTGCCGTGATGTTGCCCTCGACGCCGCCGATGGCGACCGAGGCGAACACACCCGTGAGCACCGCGCCGACGATGCCGCCTACCGCGTGAATGCCGAACGCATCGAGCGAGTCGTCGTAGCCGAACCAGGATTTGAGCCCGACCACTGCGCCGAAACAGCCGAGACTCGCGGCGACGCCGATCACCAGCGCCGCACCGATGCCCACGAAACCCGCGGCGGGCGTGATGGCGACCAGACCTGCGACCGCGCCCGAGGCGATGCCGAGCACGCTGGCCTTGCCGCGCGCCGCCCATTCGATGGCCATCCAGGTGAGCGCGGCCGTCGCGGCGGCGCAATGCGTATTCGCGAACGCGAGACCCGCGCGTCCGTCGG
This sequence is a window from Pseudomonadota bacterium. Protein-coding genes within it:
- a CDS encoding error-prone DNA polymerase gives rise to the protein MSAAVPGYAELHCLSNFTFLRGASQAEELVVQARELGYTALAITDECSFAGVVRAHTAVKKIGGGIKLIIGAEFRLECGLRFVALALSRAGYARLSRFITRGRRAAPKGSYALTRADAAELLGEAAVVALWLPTLDPETGGQGEWLAQTFAGRAWIAVELLRDGRDRERLATCRALSAAHGLPLTAAGDVHMHVRERRPLQDALTAVRHGITLREAGERLHPNGERHLRERARLARLYPAELLAETLKIAALASFSLDELRYEYPRELVPTGETAASHLRKLTEEGARKRWPQGIPPDMHTKIDHELELIADLKYESYFLTVHDIVKEARRVHILCQGRGSAANSVVCYSLGVTEVDPSRGQLLMERFISRERNEPPDIDIDFEHDRREEIIQYIYRKYGRDRTALTATVISYRPRSALRDMAKVIGLDAVQAERLSGAMQWWDHAVDEARVREAGFEPDNPQVKRLLYLAGQLLGFPRHLSQHVGGFVISQGPLEELVPIENAAMADRTVIEWDKDDLDDLGLLKVDVLGLGMLSALRRGLDLVRDFRGKSFALADVPKEDPRVYEMISRADTIGVFQVESRAQMSMLPRLKPEKFYDLVIEVAIVRPGPIQGGMVHPYLRRRQKLEEPTYPSDEVKSVLERTLGVPIFQEQVMQLAIVAAGFTPGQADELRRSMAAWKRRGGLGHFEQRLIEGMRARNYDESFARRIFSQIQGFGEYGFPESHAASFALLVYSSAWLKCHEPAAFTCALINSQPMGFYAPAQLVRDARDHGVEVRPISVCASHWDCTLERRADDEPALRLGLRMVKGLSEESAGRICSARASAAFASVQDLTLRAVLERRELEALADAGTLRELAGNRHLTFWQVAGNEQGLPLAPVPLRPEGTPLLAPPTEGQNIAADYRSAGLTLGRHPLALLREQLTAAYIVTSADLRELPHGRVVRVAGIVTARQRPQSASGVMFITLEDETGHINLIVWERVWERARRIANGSRLLEVHGMLQKEGLVTHVVAAKLVDRTAMLGELVTYSRDFR
- a CDS encoding DNA polymerase Y family protein, with amino-acid sequence MWIAVHVAQLPLLALRAGSKDAHTAPLVVVDPEDHHQRIIDADAHAQAAGVRIGMTLGAALAAAPRIEPRPRDAALELALLQRLAGLAAAFTPQVSIEAPDGLLLEIRSSIALFGGVRALCRQLRDACRADPVLAKMQPHFTLAPTALAALAAARAGARCFITDVNVLPARLKPLPLTTLRWPAEQNARLAAMGVRTLGELMRLPRAGFAKRFGVALLADLDRLLGRRADPRRRLVPRERYRGRRDFDHEITDQERILQALSPLLGELEQFLRERQRGITALLCRFHHYRAAPTRCVLRLAAPEANAARLLALLRERLATLALPEPIRRCDLRSGALIEHALTSKPLWSPGERGHAPAGEMPQLIEHLRARLGAAAVYGLARVSDHRPENAWRAEKGTDLFLEKGTDLFIDEVRGDSPTLSSINRSVPFSKNRSVPFSAPRRPLWLLHAPQPLEAQRGRPRRNGPLELLAGPERIESGWWDGADVQRDYYVASDAGGARLWIYRECAGARRWFLQGLFG
- the imuA gene encoding translesion DNA synthesis-associated protein ImuA, which produces MSATDQQLSELLAHPSVWRGRSRAATETLPTGFAALDAGLPGGGWPRHGLVEILTPQPGVGELYLLLPVLAALSRATPARWCTWVSPPHEPFAPALEAQGVALNRMLIVRTPTPLWAHEQALRSGACEMALAWLPRASPRAVRRLQLAAEQGRALGVLFRSQRYAHEASPAMLRVLLDPAIDGTHGARVTLLKSRGGSREPIVLEWSAAAA
- a CDS encoding DUF3224 domain-containing protein gives rise to the protein MKTAKGSFEVTVQPLSNAEVSVDVMFGRFLLIKKFSGDLVAEARGQMLSAGTATPGSAGYVAIDQVTGTLEGRAGGFVLQHSGTMNRGAPGLSITVVPDSGTGGLAGIAGTLKINIVDKKHFYEFDYSFI
- a CDS encoding VOC family protein, which gives rise to MLLGLRTGIYRTPDIAAGKLWYMKFLGFPPYFDQPFYVGFNVGGYELGLSPDAAQSSVGCYWGVKDIVAAHARLLELGAEPCTDIQDVGEGIRVADVLDPFGNVLGIIENPNFSLPHENS
- the lexA gene encoding transcriptional repressor LexA codes for the protein MSDLTPRQTEILRLIQRQINETGMPPTRAEIAGELGFKSPNAAEEHLRALARKGVIALVPGASRGIKLMDTMREQMGLPLIGRVAAGRPILAEENIESRLDIDPSIFQPKPHYLLKVVGMSMKDAGILDGDLVAVHRTPEVRNRQIIVARLENEVTVKRYKQEGSVVWLLPENADFEPIRVNIKEDPLIIEGVVVGVLRRGASTRGNGLS
- a CDS encoding alanine-zipper protein, whose protein sequence is MKSAILKVAAVAAFTMLAGCQDLKPLQADVENLKQQVSRLTSDLAAAKSSADSANAAAQSASSTASGAQSAANQALAAAQASQSCCDATNEKIDRMFRRSISK